A section of the Sedimentisphaera cyanobacteriorum genome encodes:
- a CDS encoding sulfatase family protein gives MNKISRRKFLQRTSATVAAAAAANFGYAMPENRPNIVFLFADQLRYASCGYAGDDKAHTPNIDKIAREGANYRQAVSSMPVCSAYRASLFTGKYTSSTGMVINELRMNPNHRCIGHAATDAGYNTGYIGKWHLYANELGDHYNPDNSFVPRGKHRLGFDGYWAAYNFHHDYYGGAAYYHTESKEKIHYENNKFEPDAQTDMAIDYIKKQSGSRKPFYLTVSYGTPHDPWRPNNVPDEYMDMYKDVEFDPPKNYSQKKDPYGDGWSNVDQNPEKLQNWMRCYYAMTANLDWNIGRIMSSLKDQGLLENTIVVFTSDHGEMFGGHGRMKKNIFYEEAARVPFLVYWKCQTKPVDTDVCMNTVDIMPTVLDLAGLKTEIPDEVEGVSLANAALGKKCPEEPEAAFLMNTGACAVWENGHEWRAMRSPKYTYGVFRGGGRDNLPRKEVFYDNKKDPYQQNNLVNDPAHKNEVQRFREMMRAKMIELNDDFPASSWYREHWTQNRIIKASARGKFKSI, from the coding sequence ATGAATAAGATATCGAGGAGAAAATTTCTTCAGCGAACCTCTGCGACTGTTGCAGCAGCAGCTGCTGCTAACTTCGGATATGCAATGCCGGAGAACAGGCCGAATATTGTTTTTCTTTTCGCAGACCAGCTGCGATACGCTTCCTGCGGATATGCCGGCGATGATAAAGCGCATACCCCAAATATAGATAAAATTGCAAGAGAAGGAGCTAATTACCGTCAGGCTGTCTCAAGTATGCCGGTTTGCTCGGCTTACAGGGCTTCCCTTTTCACAGGCAAATACACCTCCTCAACCGGTATGGTGATAAATGAGCTCCGGATGAACCCAAACCACAGATGTATTGGCCACGCAGCCACAGACGCCGGCTACAACACAGGATATATCGGCAAATGGCACTTGTATGCCAACGAGCTTGGAGACCATTACAATCCTGACAATTCATTTGTCCCCCGCGGCAAACACAGGCTCGGCTTCGACGGCTATTGGGCTGCCTACAACTTCCACCACGACTACTACGGCGGCGCCGCATATTACCATACTGAATCCAAGGAAAAGATTCATTACGAGAATAATAAATTCGAGCCGGACGCTCAAACGGATATGGCTATCGACTACATCAAAAAGCAGTCCGGCAGCAGAAAGCCATTCTACCTCACCGTATCCTACGGAACTCCTCACGACCCATGGCGGCCAAACAACGTTCCGGATGAATATATGGATATGTATAAGGATGTCGAGTTTGACCCGCCAAAGAACTATTCTCAGAAGAAAGACCCATACGGAGACGGCTGGTCTAATGTTGACCAAAACCCCGAAAAGCTGCAGAACTGGATGCGCTGCTATTATGCTATGACAGCCAACCTCGACTGGAACATCGGCAGGATTATGAGCTCTCTGAAAGATCAGGGGCTGCTTGAAAATACCATTGTTGTATTCACAAGCGACCACGGCGAGATGTTCGGCGGACACGGACGTATGAAGAAGAATATATTCTACGAAGAGGCTGCACGCGTTCCGTTCCTGGTTTACTGGAAATGCCAAACAAAGCCTGTTGATACTGATGTTTGTATGAATACAGTTGACATTATGCCTACCGTTCTCGACCTTGCCGGGCTCAAAACCGAGATCCCCGACGAGGTGGAGGGTGTGAGCCTTGCCAATGCCGCACTCGGGAAAAAATGCCCCGAAGAACCGGAAGCTGCATTCCTTATGAACACTGGTGCCTGCGCAGTATGGGAAAACGGGCACGAATGGCGTGCAATGAGAAGCCCTAAATACACTTACGGTGTATTCAGGGGCGGAGGAAGAGACAATCTTCCGAGAAAGGAAGTGTTCTACGACAATAAGAAAGACCCTTATCAACAGAACAATCTTGTAAACGACCCTGCTCATAAGAATGAAGTTCAGAGATTCAGGGAAATGATGAGAGCTAAAATGATTGAGCTCAACGACGACTTCCCGGCATCATCGTGGTATAGGGAACACTGGACTCAAAACAGGATCATCAAGGCCTCTGCGAGGGGCAAATTCAAGAGTATATAA
- a CDS encoding family 43 glycosylhydrolase has translation MKHNFLHKFAVFAFTLFISFNIFADDFRKTFVNPIYEGADPFVYKHTDGFYYFCQSEGDKGIAIWKSRKLTDKGVKRVVWKAPDTGWNTSEVWAPELHYLQGKWYIYYAADSGKNIDHRTGVLRSKTQDPQGEYEDMGVVYTGDEIETKKNNRWAIDATPLEMNGKLYLIWSGWKGYDDDIQSLYIAEMKNPWTAATNRVKMAENDTYVWERVSNDPQKKGLNEGAQILKNKDKIYVIYSCSGSWEPTYKLAQLSIKKGQDPMNPDNWKKKDKPVFQGTDEVYGTGHCCFTKSPDDTEDWMMYHSKISKRHGWQRNVRIEKFGWNPDGSPDFGKPTPPGTVLRKPSGEIMPELASHFTDSFSSGRWDNWVYYGYNRFIAVRSEKLVLGINPGWGIANNYRSGEKAVMRDMLWDDFVYYAKVKVVKGGRDAGLIFRVNHPAVGYDAMKGYFAGIIPQNNMAILGRMDGKNWQELARKKISLKQGENYHLKVMAKGEDIKFFVNNEKQIEVKDSDYSSGFAGVRVIDSEAEFDNIKIRKR, from the coding sequence ATGAAACACAATTTCTTACACAAGTTTGCAGTTTTCGCATTTACTTTATTCATATCATTTAATATCTTCGCAGATGACTTCCGCAAAACCTTTGTGAATCCGATTTATGAAGGGGCAGACCCTTTTGTTTATAAGCATACCGATGGGTTTTATTATTTCTGTCAGTCTGAGGGAGATAAGGGAATCGCAATTTGGAAATCCCGCAAGCTTACAGACAAAGGGGTTAAAAGGGTAGTCTGGAAGGCACCGGACACCGGCTGGAACACAAGCGAAGTATGGGCGCCGGAGCTGCATTACCTGCAGGGTAAATGGTATATCTATTATGCCGCGGACAGCGGGAAAAACATCGACCATCGAACCGGAGTTCTCAGAAGCAAAACTCAAGACCCGCAGGGCGAATATGAGGATATGGGAGTTGTTTACACCGGCGATGAGATAGAAACAAAGAAAAACAACCGCTGGGCTATAGATGCCACTCCGCTTGAAATGAACGGAAAGCTGTATTTGATATGGTCAGGCTGGAAAGGATATGATGATGATATCCAGTCTCTTTATATTGCGGAGATGAAAAACCCGTGGACAGCAGCGACAAATCGCGTGAAGATGGCCGAAAACGACACTTATGTTTGGGAGAGGGTGTCGAATGACCCGCAGAAAAAAGGCCTGAACGAGGGCGCACAAATCCTGAAAAATAAGGATAAGATTTACGTTATATATTCCTGCAGCGGTTCTTGGGAGCCAACATACAAACTCGCTCAGCTATCTATCAAAAAAGGGCAGGATCCGATGAATCCGGACAACTGGAAGAAGAAAGATAAGCCTGTCTTTCAGGGTACTGATGAAGTGTACGGAACAGGACACTGCTGCTTTACAAAATCCCCCGACGACACCGAGGACTGGATGATGTATCATTCAAAGATTTCCAAGAGGCATGGCTGGCAGCGAAATGTGCGGATTGAAAAATTCGGCTGGAATCCAGACGGCTCTCCAGACTTCGGCAAACCCACTCCCCCAGGCACAGTGCTCCGAAAGCCTTCAGGCGAGATAATGCCCGAATTGGCAAGCCATTTTACAGATTCATTCAGCTCAGGCCGCTGGGACAACTGGGTTTACTACGGCTACAATCGGTTTATCGCAGTGCGAAGCGAAAAATTAGTTCTCGGGATCAATCCGGGCTGGGGCATAGCCAACAACTACCGAAGCGGAGAGAAGGCTGTAATGCGGGATATGCTCTGGGATGATTTTGTATATTACGCAAAAGTGAAGGTGGTGAAAGGCGGAAGAGATGCCGGCCTGATTTTCAGGGTTAATCATCCCGCTGTGGGTTACGATGCTATGAAAGGTTATTTTGCCGGCATAATCCCCCAGAATAATATGGCAATTCTCGGCAGGATGGACGGAAAAAACTGGCAAGAGCTCGCTCGAAAAAAGATCAGCCTGAAGCAGGGTGAAAACTATCACCTGAAAGTTATGGCGAAGGGTGAAGATATCAAGTTTTTCGTTAATAATGAAAAGCAGATTGAGGTTAAAGACAGCGACTATTCAAGCGGCTTTGCAGGCGTCCGTGTTATAGACAGTGAAGCTGAATTCGACAATATAAAAATCAGAAAGAGATAG
- a CDS encoding phosphoenolpyruvate carboxykinase (GTP), with the protein MRPEQYEKLAALNNSKLNEFIADSVQLCTPDDVYLCDGSKNEYDTIMAGMVNEGLATDLKARENCFHFRSDPSDVARVEGRTYIACENESDAGPTNNWIYPDKLKGTMRDLYSGCMKGRTLYVIPFSMGPIGSPISKIGFEITDSGYVVCNMHIMTRVGDKVLEALGQGDFVPCLHSVGKPLAEGESDNGMWPCAPVEKKYISHFTEEQKIWSFGSGYGGNALLGKKCLALRIASVMAKKEGWMAEHMLILRLTNPEGKKFHIAAAFPSACGKTNLAMLQSTVEGWKVECVGDDIAWMKMDDNGQLRAINPESGFFGVAPGTNSKTNPMAVKSCEKNSIFTNCVVTDDSDVWWEDGDGECKHGIDWKGREWTPESGEKGAHPNARFTAPAAQCPNVCPDWEDPAGVPIDIFIFGGRRSELVPLVTEAMDWDHGVYMGATAASEKTAAALDSGVAIRRDPFAMLPFCAYHMADYWQHWFDMGDKLGENAPKIFYVNWFQKNEKGKFIWPGFGENSRVLKWMCERVDGKAGAYDTAIGKMPKKEDLDLNGIDLTDEEMDKILSVDTEGWKKELPIVREFFETMGDKLPDRMVAQVDRLEQRLKS; encoded by the coding sequence ATGAGGCCGGAGCAGTATGAGAAGCTGGCGGCTTTGAACAACTCAAAATTAAACGAGTTCATCGCAGATTCCGTACAGCTTTGTACACCTGATGATGTATATCTCTGCGACGGCTCAAAAAACGAATACGATACAATTATGGCAGGAATGGTTAACGAAGGTCTTGCCACAGACCTCAAAGCACGTGAAAACTGCTTCCATTTCCGTTCAGACCCGTCAGATGTTGCGCGCGTTGAAGGACGTACCTACATCGCTTGCGAAAATGAATCTGATGCCGGCCCAACTAACAACTGGATCTACCCGGACAAGCTCAAAGGTACAATGAGAGATCTCTACAGCGGCTGCATGAAAGGCCGTACTCTCTACGTTATTCCTTTCTCTATGGGCCCGATTGGCTCTCCGATATCTAAGATTGGTTTCGAAATCACAGACAGCGGCTACGTTGTTTGCAATATGCACATTATGACAAGAGTTGGCGATAAAGTTCTCGAGGCCCTCGGACAGGGCGACTTCGTTCCCTGCCTGCACTCTGTCGGCAAGCCGCTTGCTGAAGGCGAAAGCGATAACGGCATGTGGCCTTGCGCTCCTGTTGAGAAGAAATACATTTCACACTTTACAGAAGAACAGAAGATCTGGTCGTTCGGCTCAGGCTATGGCGGAAACGCACTTCTCGGAAAGAAATGCCTTGCCCTGAGGATTGCCTCAGTTATGGCTAAGAAAGAAGGCTGGATGGCTGAGCATATGCTTATCCTCCGCCTAACAAATCCGGAAGGAAAGAAATTCCACATCGCTGCTGCATTCCCGAGTGCTTGCGGAAAAACAAACCTCGCAATGCTTCAGTCAACAGTAGAAGGCTGGAAGGTTGAATGCGTGGGCGATGATATTGCTTGGATGAAGATGGACGATAACGGCCAGCTTCGCGCAATCAATCCTGAGTCCGGCTTCTTCGGCGTAGCACCAGGAACAAACAGCAAAACCAACCCGATGGCTGTTAAGTCCTGCGAAAAGAATTCAATCTTCACCAACTGCGTTGTTACAGACGACAGCGATGTATGGTGGGAAGACGGCGACGGCGAATGCAAGCACGGCATCGACTGGAAAGGCAGAGAATGGACTCCTGAATCAGGCGAGAAGGGTGCACACCCGAACGCTCGTTTCACAGCTCCAGCGGCTCAGTGCCCAAATGTCTGTCCAGACTGGGAAGACCCTGCTGGCGTTCCTATCGATATCTTTATCTTCGGCGGTCGCAGAAGCGAGCTTGTTCCGCTGGTTACAGAAGCTATGGACTGGGATCACGGTGTTTACATGGGTGCTACAGCAGCATCTGAGAAAACTGCCGCTGCTCTCGATTCTGGCGTGGCTATACGCCGCGACCCATTCGCTATGCTTCCGTTCTGTGCATACCACATGGCAGACTACTGGCAGCACTGGTTCGATATGGGCGATAAGCTCGGCGAAAATGCTCCGAAGATCTTCTATGTGAACTGGTTCCAGAAGAACGAAAAGGGCAAATTCATCTGGCCTGGATTCGGCGAAAACAGCCGCGTTCTCAAGTGGATGTGTGAGCGTGTTGACGGCAAGGCCGGCGCTTATGACACTGCTATCGGCAAGATGCCTAAGAAGGAAGACCTCGATCTCAACGGCATCGATCTTACCGATGAAGAGATGGACAAGATCCTCAGTGTAGATACTGAAGGCTGGAAGAAAGAACTGCCTATCGTGAGAGAGTTCTTCGAAACTATGGGCGATAAACTTCCTGACCGTATGGTCGCTCAGGTTGACCGCCTCGAACAGCGTCTCAAGAGCTAA
- a CDS encoding DUF5060 domain-containing protein encodes MLCTGKFRLSPIAFLLICGFVSASPELAGPFDSPERLIQWHKITLTLEGPQASENGTPNPFTDYRMYVVFKHEKSGLKYRVPGYFAADGDSANSSAQNGNKWCAHLCPDKHGKWTYEISFRKGKNAAVSEKLEAGKPLAPYHGISGRFKVVPSDKSGRDFRGKGRLEYVGKTFLKFAGSGEYFIKQGTDAPENFLAYEDFDGNFKTDGRKDHLVKSWSAHAKDWDSGDPYWQDKKGTEIIGAINYLAGEGLNAFSFIPMNIKGDDRNVFPYTDYNERFRMDCSKLAQWEIVFEYADKKGMFLHFKTQETENELLLDGGDLGKQRKLYYRELIARFSHHLAINWNLGEEVNNASTSQKKSWAEYFFQNDPYHHHIVIHNMGNPHHDLMGEGSRLTGMSVQTNKPDFRNVYPRVKSYIQKAKKAGKVWAVACDEPGDAQHALRPDNDAGNSHDDARRNAIWGTFMAGGWGNEWYFGYKHAHSDLTCEDFRSRDAFWNCCRIALDFFKGENRSGRMALPVENMQCREDLVSKPNRCLYGKDNEGRNCLVVQALTEKEFAVKAPSEKLYKAGWLNSKTGEWKILSDIEKHKGGMLKFKSPWGIDGILLLYDWSRRFPQKE; translated from the coding sequence ATGCTGTGTACAGGGAAGTTCAGATTATCTCCAATTGCTTTTTTGCTTATTTGCGGTTTCGTTTCAGCAAGCCCTGAATTAGCTGGCCCGTTCGACAGCCCCGAAAGGCTTATCCAGTGGCACAAAATCACACTCACGCTTGAAGGACCACAGGCAAGCGAAAACGGAACGCCCAATCCTTTCACCGATTACAGAATGTACGTTGTTTTCAAGCACGAAAAAAGCGGGCTGAAATACAGGGTGCCCGGGTATTTTGCTGCAGACGGAGACTCCGCAAACTCCTCAGCACAGAACGGTAATAAATGGTGTGCGCACCTGTGTCCGGATAAGCACGGTAAATGGACATACGAGATTTCATTCCGCAAGGGGAAAAATGCAGCGGTTTCGGAAAAACTGGAAGCTGGCAAACCTCTTGCCCCTTATCACGGAATTTCGGGAAGATTCAAAGTAGTTCCGTCGGATAAATCTGGCAGAGATTTCCGCGGTAAAGGCCGGCTTGAGTATGTGGGCAAAACATTTCTCAAGTTTGCAGGCTCAGGAGAATACTTCATCAAACAGGGCACAGACGCTCCCGAAAACTTTCTTGCATACGAAGATTTCGATGGCAATTTCAAAACAGACGGCCGGAAGGATCATTTGGTAAAAAGCTGGTCTGCCCATGCAAAAGATTGGGACTCGGGCGATCCGTACTGGCAGGACAAAAAGGGAACTGAAATAATCGGAGCGATAAACTATCTGGCAGGCGAAGGGCTAAACGCATTTTCATTTATTCCGATGAATATCAAAGGCGACGACAGAAACGTTTTTCCATACACCGATTACAACGAACGGTTCAGAATGGACTGCTCAAAGCTTGCACAATGGGAGATAGTATTCGAATATGCCGATAAAAAGGGGATGTTCCTGCACTTTAAAACGCAGGAAACAGAGAATGAGCTGCTCCTTGACGGCGGCGATTTAGGCAAGCAGCGAAAGCTCTACTACCGCGAGCTTATAGCCAGATTCAGCCACCATCTGGCCATCAACTGGAATCTCGGCGAAGAGGTAAACAATGCTTCCACAAGCCAGAAAAAGAGCTGGGCAGAATACTTCTTCCAGAACGACCCGTACCATCATCACATCGTAATTCATAATATGGGAAATCCGCACCACGACCTTATGGGAGAAGGTTCGAGGCTTACGGGGATGTCCGTACAAACTAACAAGCCAGATTTCAGAAATGTTTACCCTCGAGTGAAGAGCTATATACAGAAGGCAAAGAAGGCAGGGAAGGTTTGGGCTGTTGCCTGCGATGAGCCTGGAGATGCCCAGCATGCCTTAAGGCCGGATAATGACGCGGGCAATTCGCACGATGATGCAAGGCGGAATGCGATTTGGGGCACGTTTATGGCCGGCGGCTGGGGCAATGAATGGTACTTCGGCTACAAACACGCACATTCAGACCTCACCTGCGAGGATTTTCGCAGCAGAGACGCCTTTTGGAACTGCTGCCGGATTGCACTCGATTTTTTCAAAGGCGAAAACCGCTCAGGCCGAATGGCTCTGCCGGTTGAGAATATGCAGTGCAGGGAGGATTTAGTTTCAAAGCCAAACAGATGCCTTTACGGTAAAGATAATGAAGGGAGAAACTGTCTTGTCGTGCAGGCATTAACTGAAAAAGAATTTGCAGTAAAAGCGCCGAGTGAAAAACTCTATAAAGCAGGCTGGTTGAACTCTAAAACCGGTGAATGGAAAATACTCAGCGATATTGAGAAACATAAAGGCGGGATGCTCAAATTCAAATCTCCTTGGGGCATAGACGGGATCCTGCTTCTTTACGATTGGAGCCGCCGATTCCCTCAGAAGGAATGA
- a CDS encoding amino acid adenylation domain-containing protein, with protein sequence MTNFESYAEAQQSSQKSTLNVTERVTEAAGLFPDKTAVSDENHSIIFSELILISDVLAEKLLAKNIQLEQKVGISCGKSVEAVVSAFAVMKVGAAYVPLDADYPDERLIYIAENSCMNIIFCVKGNAPMWAEGFEVIEIDIEQILKSEPPEEHISFNCSPTSLAYSMYTSGSTGTPKGVEIEHRNLNQEIDWNIEFHKLTSKDVASLVSSFSFDVSVSEIWSTLSVGARLCIAPPSAVYVPQNMIDWMCRKGITVGLVGTPVAEKIIRMQWPDECSLRTMRTMGDRLRVRPLPNLPFNLYNEYGPTECTVTVTAGLVSSEDDGKYPHIGSEVGDCVIHILDDELNPVKEGEEGELCISGDCVARGYAGMPEKTAEVFVPDPIIKGNRMYRTGDVAKRRPDGNIDYVGRRDLQVQIRGFRVELSEIEKFVLDSENVNSAAVVASEEEDGIRLYCFAEPKAKPFSVESLTDFLASKLPTYMRPSGYYVLEEMPLNVNGKIDRKKLFADVVENRIEAHSRTDQIVMPRNPMEEVLWETWKKILRREDFGIYENFFDLGGHSLMAIKMETLLSKRGLALDFEKVIKYPVIAQLAAFLEFKVDGAENSDEKCIVSLNKGEKGRPPIYFLHSTSGDILAYANIVHELGEDQPCFGFQSIGLWHIDQADKTIEQMAARYVKLLNDIQPEGKFALVGWCFGGWIAYEMARIFKKQGRNVSILALIDAPAKLAGGKK encoded by the coding sequence ATGACAAATTTTGAAAGCTATGCAGAAGCACAGCAATCCTCACAAAAGTCAACCCTAAACGTTACCGAAAGGGTAACGGAAGCAGCAGGGCTGTTCCCTGATAAAACAGCAGTGAGCGACGAGAATCATTCGATTATATTTTCAGAGCTGATATTGATTTCAGATGTCCTTGCTGAAAAGCTCCTTGCAAAAAACATCCAGCTTGAGCAGAAAGTTGGGATAAGCTGCGGAAAAAGCGTTGAGGCTGTCGTCTCTGCGTTTGCTGTGATGAAGGTTGGTGCGGCTTATGTGCCCCTTGATGCAGATTATCCGGACGAAAGGCTTATATACATAGCAGAAAATTCCTGTATGAATATTATATTCTGCGTTAAAGGCAATGCGCCAATGTGGGCTGAGGGGTTTGAAGTTATAGAGATAGATATTGAACAAATCCTCAAATCCGAACCTCCTGAAGAGCATATATCATTTAACTGTTCCCCAACAAGCCTTGCCTATTCAATGTACACCTCCGGCTCGACAGGCACACCCAAAGGTGTGGAAATAGAGCACAGAAATCTTAATCAGGAGATAGACTGGAATATAGAATTCCACAAACTTACCAGCAAAGACGTGGCAAGTCTTGTTTCGAGCTTCAGCTTTGATGTTTCAGTGTCTGAGATATGGAGCACTTTATCAGTTGGGGCGAGGCTTTGCATTGCTCCGCCTTCAGCAGTTTACGTGCCTCAAAATATGATCGACTGGATGTGCCGAAAAGGTATAACCGTTGGCCTCGTTGGAACTCCCGTAGCAGAAAAGATTATTCGTATGCAGTGGCCTGATGAGTGTTCGCTTCGTACTATGCGAACCATGGGCGACAGGCTCAGAGTAAGGCCTCTGCCGAATCTGCCGTTCAATCTGTACAATGAGTACGGCCCTACAGAATGCACAGTTACTGTTACAGCAGGGCTGGTCAGTTCGGAGGACGACGGCAAATACCCTCACATCGGAAGCGAAGTGGGCGACTGCGTGATACATATACTTGATGATGAGTTAAACCCCGTAAAAGAAGGCGAAGAAGGCGAGCTCTGCATCAGCGGGGACTGCGTTGCAAGAGGGTATGCAGGTATGCCGGAGAAAACGGCCGAGGTATTCGTTCCCGACCCAATCATAAAGGGCAATCGGATGTACCGAACCGGCGATGTTGCAAAAAGACGGCCGGACGGGAATATCGATTATGTGGGAAGGCGGGATTTGCAGGTTCAGATCCGTGGGTTCAGGGTGGAGCTCAGCGAGATTGAAAAATTTGTGCTCGACAGCGAAAATGTAAACTCTGCTGCTGTGGTTGCTTCCGAAGAAGAGGATGGGATCAGGCTTTACTGCTTTGCTGAGCCGAAGGCAAAGCCGTTCAGCGTTGAATCACTTACTGATTTTCTCGCCTCAAAACTGCCCACCTACATGAGACCGAGCGGGTATTACGTTTTGGAGGAGATGCCGCTGAATGTAAACGGAAAAATTGACAGAAAGAAACTCTTCGCAGATGTTGTAGAAAACCGAATTGAGGCGCATTCCAGAACAGATCAGATTGTAATGCCGCGAAACCCAATGGAAGAAGTGCTTTGGGAAACGTGGAAAAAAATCCTCCGAAGAGAAGACTTCGGAATATATGAAAACTTCTTCGACCTCGGCGGACATTCATTGATGGCTATTAAGATGGAAACGCTCCTAAGCAAACGCGGGCTTGCGCTCGACTTTGAAAAGGTGATTAAATATCCGGTGATCGCACAGCTGGCCGCCTTTCTGGAATTCAAGGTTGACGGGGCAGAAAATTCCGACGAAAAGTGCATTGTGTCGCTCAACAAAGGCGAGAAAGGCAGGCCGCCGATTTATTTCCTGCATTCCACCAGCGGCGACATTCTGGCGTATGCAAATATAGTGCACGAACTCGGAGAAGACCAGCCCTGCTTCGGTTTTCAGTCTATTGGGCTTTGGCATATTGATCAGGCAGACAAAACAATCGAGCAGATGGCTGCCAGATATGTTAAGCTGCTCAATGATATCCAGCCGGAAGGAAAGTTTGCGCTTGTGGGGTGGTGCTTCGGCGGCTGGATCGCCTACGAGATGGCAAGAATATTCAAGAAGCAAGGCAGAAACGTGAGCATTTTAGCCCTCATAGACGCTCCCGCAAAACTTGCCGGCGGGAAAAAATGA
- a CDS encoding thioesterase domain-containing protein, whose protein sequence is MRQHLTVIKNLIALGPAEMSKEIIERLKTKESDLADDVIGAHFNEQDEEFKNRYVSNRAEVYDCNLSAAYEYKSGTYKGQAVLFKAMGSELWKLRGPKLGWEFVVDDLKLEAIPGEHKDLMKENTEIAVRLRKMVDQIKG, encoded by the coding sequence ATGAGGCAGCATCTTACGGTTATAAAAAATCTTATCGCCCTCGGGCCAGCCGAGATGAGCAAAGAAATCATAGAGAGACTGAAAACTAAGGAATCAGACCTTGCAGATGATGTGATTGGCGCCCATTTCAACGAGCAGGACGAAGAATTCAAAAACAGATATGTTTCAAATCGAGCGGAAGTGTACGACTGTAATCTATCCGCCGCTTATGAGTATAAATCTGGAACTTATAAAGGCCAAGCCGTGCTGTTTAAGGCTATGGGCAGCGAACTTTGGAAACTCAGAGGCCCGAAACTCGGCTGGGAATTTGTGGTTGATGATTTGAAGCTCGAAGCTATACCGGGCGAACATAAAGACCTGATGAAGGAAAATACGGAAATCGCTGTAAGACTCAGGAAAATGGTTGATCAGATTAAGGGCTGA